From Oenococcus sicerae, the proteins below share one genomic window:
- a CDS encoding DedA family protein — protein sequence MRQIENILNPLNYLLTLVHDYSALAYLILFSAAFLESSSILFSWLPVQTLIFVVGMLCQKGEFNLWILLAGFCSLTTIGEFLKFFLSYRRLHEKESTFIHSIRVFLKRDFKLTNFVMFFHRFLPAYGLLVPMAAAENHFPLKQFVRDTILANFLWVNLTFFLGYFLGKNQFVNHYATLIIIAVALLPALADRLWQKR from the coding sequence ATGAGGCAGATCGAAAATATTTTAAATCCATTAAATTATCTCCTGACCTTAGTTCATGACTATAGTGCTTTGGCCTACTTAATTTTATTTTCGGCTGCTTTTTTGGAATCCTCGTCGATTCTTTTTTCGTGGCTGCCAGTGCAGACTTTGATTTTTGTTGTTGGCATGCTTTGCCAAAAGGGTGAGTTCAATTTGTGGATATTGTTAGCAGGTTTTTGTTCGTTGACGACTATTGGCGAATTTTTAAAATTTTTTCTCAGTTATCGTCGTTTGCATGAAAAAGAGAGCACTTTTATTCATAGTATTCGTGTTTTTTTAAAACGGGATTTCAAACTAACTAATTTTGTCATGTTCTTTCATCGCTTTCTGCCTGCGTATGGGCTGCTGGTTCCGATGGCCGCAGCTGAAAATCATTTTCCGTTGAAACAATTTGTGCGGGATACGATTTTAGCGAATTTTCTGTGGGTGAATCTGACTTTTTTTCTTGGCTATTTCCTCGGTAAAAATCAATTCGTCAATCACTATGCAACTTTGATTATCATCGCTGTTGCTTTATTGCCAGCCTTGGCTGATCGGCTATGGCAAAAAAGATGA
- the rsmI gene encoding 16S rRNA (cytidine(1402)-2'-O)-methyltransferase produces MEQKSFQTSEKGKLYLVPTPIGNLDDMTFRALAILKEVDLIAAEDTRHSGLLLQHFQIKRPLVSLHEHNYAKRVPELIAKLNSGLSVAQISDAGMPSISDPGHELVLAAIKNQIDVISLPGPSAGITALIASGLSAEKFTFIGFLPRKNSEQKRELEKLKLIETTLIFYESPFRIAKTLNNIQLVFGADTKVVLARELTKKFESYYRGTVADALVFLQQNTARGEYVLLVEKIPEKTIFSARSLIQRIEQDIKKGTKPIDAIKTVAKTTGLSRADVYEIYHKEKDDV; encoded by the coding sequence ATGGAACAAAAGAGCTTTCAAACAAGTGAAAAAGGGAAACTTTATCTCGTCCCAACACCAATTGGCAATCTTGACGATATGACTTTTCGTGCGCTGGCGATTTTAAAAGAAGTTGATTTGATTGCCGCTGAAGATACACGCCATTCTGGCCTTTTGTTGCAGCATTTCCAAATTAAGCGGCCCTTAGTCAGCCTGCATGAACATAATTATGCAAAACGTGTCCCTGAATTGATCGCAAAATTAAACAGTGGTTTGAGTGTCGCCCAAATTTCTGATGCCGGAATGCCTTCTATTTCGGATCCGGGCCATGAATTAGTCTTGGCTGCGATTAAAAATCAAATTGACGTGATCAGTTTGCCTGGTCCTTCAGCTGGCATTACGGCTTTGATCGCCAGCGGTTTATCAGCAGAAAAATTTACTTTTATCGGTTTTTTGCCGAGAAAAAATTCAGAACAAAAAAGAGAATTAGAAAAACTGAAGTTGATCGAAACAACTTTGATTTTTTATGAATCACCTTTTCGGATTGCAAAAACATTAAATAATATTCAATTGGTTTTTGGCGCTGATACCAAAGTCGTACTGGCTCGGGAACTGACAAAAAAATTTGAGTCCTACTATCGCGGTACAGTTGCTGACGCACTTGTTTTTTTGCAGCAAAACACTGCGCGTGGTGAATATGTGTTGTTAGTTGAAAAAATTCCTGAAAAAACAATTTTTTCTGCAAGATCACTTATCCAGCGAATCGAACAAGACATCAAAAAGGGCACAAAACCGATCGATGCGATCAAAACAGTTGCAAAGACGACTGGATTATCACGGGCTGATGTTTACGAAATTTATCATAAGGAGAAAGATGATGTCTAA
- a CDS encoding cyclic-di-AMP receptor: protein MKLITAIVQDKDASSVANALVEHNIRATRLASAGGFLRSGNSTFLIAVKDDEVSTTIDVLKEHSKTRKQFVTPPVGLDMSIDSIGEPIEVEIGGATIIVQAVESFQHF from the coding sequence ATGAAACTTATTACTGCAATTGTACAAGATAAAGATGCTTCTTCAGTTGCCAATGCGCTAGTTGAACATAATATTCGTGCGACCCGCCTGGCTTCGGCTGGTGGGTTTTTGCGTTCTGGGAATTCAACTTTTCTCATCGCTGTTAAGGACGATGAAGTATCGACAACGATTGATGTGCTCAAGGAGCATTCAAAGACTCGCAAACAGTTTGTGACGCCACCAGTAGGTTTGGACATGAGCATTGATTCAATTGGAGAACCAATTGAAGTCGAGATCGGCGGAGCGACGATCATCGTTCAAGCAGTCGAAAGTTTTCAACATTTTTAA
- a CDS encoding Xaa-Pro dipeptidyl-peptidase, protein MKNNFSYEAFTDNTVFDSTTELKKIALIDDSFAQKSFSDKLRIFFNKLFPNCDDAASIEEAQRNILITDQLDLVDFMKQDLISMPSTAFYTIIAQLLDFNSDLDFQLDEGRQFLLQTGQQLLAEKLVTIENVDHFMFNALILRSANGLSFIDNLVNDGLLEKNFRQQIPQPLFFAGKALAVFKNADLVNENVYIDTRLDTDHDGHNDLVLLTVTRPKKASVLFKLPVILTASPYYYGTNDMAADVHSPKQDLAIKADYAFQTSADLDTSSVLPALSSGEKLDHGQFKKTTASGASSFPLNDYFLARGYAVAYYAGLGTRGSDGLRSSGGEDETIACCAAIEYLSGHRFAFISKKADASIMADWSNGSVAMTGRSYLGTLATACATRNPLGLKTIIAESAISSWYDYYRENGLVVAPGGFQGEDADVLALDTFSRWFDAAQMQRIKLAFQQSLTQMKQDEDRQTGNYNVFWDERNYLKAASKIKIDCLYVHGLNDWNVKPIHVFNILSALSQNHHITVKTILHQGQHISPHDIRSLDYLDICNMWLTHELFGLENEVTQKLPAIMVQDNLDPKSWHSQKSWTKTDQRQSFNLSDLTGQTELSYRDNLSQLYEAKYADYATYEKDFYGADQQFDQAVCKIDLPDFQESTINGRVQIDLRLKTDRKVGLLTAALIELNPSTHTSSVTKSVLNRNFQINLDDRAIPLRDFYEVKEKYHLISNGHINLQNRQGADLADQVDANTYLDLKLLLQPTIYRITRTSKLVLFIFGGDMQYTLHPKTIQEYTIDLTKSRIILPFL, encoded by the coding sequence TTGAAGAATAATTTTAGTTACGAGGCTTTTACAGATAATACTGTTTTTGATTCGACGACAGAACTTAAAAAGATTGCTTTGATCGATGACTCATTTGCTCAGAAGTCTTTTTCTGATAAATTGCGTATATTTTTTAATAAGCTGTTTCCCAATTGCGATGATGCCGCTAGCATTGAGGAAGCGCAGCGAAATATTTTAATCACAGATCAGCTTGACCTGGTTGATTTTATGAAACAGGATTTGATTTCAATGCCCAGCACTGCTTTTTATACGATCATTGCTCAGCTGCTTGATTTCAATTCAGACCTGGATTTTCAATTAGATGAGGGTCGGCAATTTTTGCTGCAGACTGGCCAGCAGCTCCTGGCAGAAAAGCTGGTTACGATTGAGAATGTTGATCATTTCATGTTTAATGCGCTTATTTTAAGATCTGCAAATGGTTTAAGCTTTATAGATAATTTAGTCAATGATGGTTTGTTGGAAAAAAATTTTCGTCAACAAATACCGCAGCCCTTGTTTTTTGCTGGTAAGGCATTGGCTGTTTTCAAAAATGCAGATCTAGTCAACGAAAACGTCTATATTGATACACGGTTGGATACAGATCATGATGGTCACAATGATTTAGTGCTGTTGACGGTCACACGCCCTAAAAAGGCTTCAGTACTTTTTAAACTGCCGGTGATTTTAACGGCCAGCCCTTATTATTACGGTACTAATGATATGGCAGCCGACGTACATAGTCCCAAACAGGATTTGGCTATTAAAGCTGACTATGCTTTTCAAACCTCAGCTGATTTAGATACAAGCAGCGTACTGCCAGCCTTAAGCAGCGGAGAAAAACTTGATCATGGACAGTTTAAAAAAACGACGGCAAGTGGCGCCAGCAGTTTTCCCTTGAATGATTATTTTCTAGCTCGCGGCTATGCTGTTGCTTATTATGCGGGTCTGGGTACACGGGGTTCAGACGGTCTGCGCTCTTCTGGCGGTGAAGATGAAACGATTGCTTGCTGTGCCGCGATCGAATATTTGAGCGGTCATCGATTTGCTTTCATAAGTAAAAAAGCAGATGCTTCGATCATGGCTGACTGGTCAAACGGCTCAGTTGCGATGACTGGCCGCAGCTATCTCGGGACTTTGGCGACAGCCTGTGCAACACGAAACCCCTTGGGCTTAAAAACAATTATTGCCGAGTCAGCTATTTCCTCTTGGTACGATTATTATCGAGAAAACGGCTTGGTCGTTGCGCCAGGCGGTTTTCAGGGCGAAGATGCTGATGTCTTGGCTTTAGATACTTTTTCTCGCTGGTTTGATGCTGCTCAGATGCAGCGGATCAAATTGGCATTCCAACAAAGTTTGACGCAAATGAAACAAGATGAGGATCGCCAAACAGGCAATTACAATGTTTTTTGGGACGAACGCAACTATTTAAAAGCAGCTTCAAAAATTAAAATAGATTGTCTTTATGTGCATGGCTTAAACGATTGGAATGTCAAACCAATTCATGTCTTTAATATTTTGTCGGCTTTATCACAAAATCATCATATTACGGTCAAAACGATTCTTCATCAGGGCCAGCACATTAGTCCGCATGATATTCGTTCCTTGGATTATCTTGACATTTGTAATATGTGGTTGACACATGAATTGTTCGGTTTGGAAAACGAGGTCACACAGAAACTGCCGGCTATCATGGTTCAAGATAATCTTGATCCAAAAAGTTGGCACAGCCAGAAAAGCTGGACGAAGACTGATCAGCGGCAATCTTTCAACTTATCCGATTTAACCGGCCAAACAGAACTGTCCTATCGGGACAACTTGTCGCAGCTTTATGAAGCAAAATATGCTGATTACGCGACTTATGAAAAGGATTTTTACGGTGCTGATCAGCAATTTGATCAGGCAGTTTGCAAAATTGACCTGCCAGATTTCCAGGAAAGTACGATCAATGGTCGTGTGCAGATCGACTTAAGGCTTAAAACTGATCGTAAGGTTGGTTTATTGACAGCTGCTTTGATTGAGTTGAATCCATCAACACACACGAGCAGTGTCACTAAAAGTGTTTTAAATCGGAATTTTCAGATTAATTTAGATGATCGTGCAATTCCTTTACGAGATTTTTATGAAGTTAAAGAAAAATATCATTTGATTTCAAACGGCCATATAAATTTACAAAATAGGCAGGGGGCAGACTTAGCTGATCAAGTTGATGCGAACACTTATTTGGATTTAAAACTGCTGCTGCAGCCCACGATTTACCGTATTACAAGAACTTCGAAATTAGTACTATTTATTTTCGGCGGCGACATGCAATACACACTTCACCCGAAGACGATTCAGGAATATACGATAGACCTGACTAAAAGTCGCATTATTCTGCCTTTTCTTTGA
- the tmk gene encoding dTMP kinase, whose protein sequence is MKKGYFITIEGPDGSGKTSLITRLAPQLKELFADQLVETREPGGVRISEAIRDIVLGSKYPEMNRRTEALLFAAARAQHLVEKIEPALAAGKIVLSDRFVDSSVAYQGGGRALGTTAIRQINDFATNGLQPNLTLLLDLPSEMGLARIMKFRADDVDRLDKDALGFHQKVRQTYLQLAKEFPERIKVIDAQQSPEKIAANALQLIQESLKGWI, encoded by the coding sequence ATGAAAAAAGGATATTTTATTACAATTGAAGGACCGGATGGTTCAGGCAAGACAAGCTTAATAACAAGATTGGCGCCTCAACTAAAAGAACTATTCGCTGATCAGCTAGTTGAGACACGCGAACCGGGCGGTGTCCGAATTTCAGAAGCGATCAGAGATATTGTCTTGGGGAGTAAATATCCAGAGATGAACCGACGAACGGAAGCACTTTTGTTTGCGGCGGCTCGAGCTCAGCATCTGGTTGAAAAAATCGAACCAGCCTTAGCGGCTGGCAAAATTGTTTTATCGGACCGTTTTGTTGATTCTTCAGTTGCCTATCAAGGAGGCGGCCGTGCATTAGGTACGACCGCGATTCGTCAGATCAATGATTTTGCTACGAATGGTTTGCAGCCGAATCTGACCCTTTTGTTAGATCTGCCCAGCGAAATGGGTCTAGCTAGGATCATGAAATTTCGTGCTGATGATGTTGACCGCTTAGACAAGGACGCACTAGGTTTTCATCAAAAAGTGCGACAAACATATTTGCAGCTTGCTAAAGAATTTCCAGAACGCATAAAAGTGATAGATGCCCAGCAAAGTCCTGAAAAAATAGCTGCTAATGCTTTACAATTAATTCAAGAAAGTTTGAAAGGCTGGATATGA
- the galE gene encoding UDP-glucose 4-epimerase GalE, which produces MNVLVTGGAGYIGSHTVDRLLAHGDQVTVVDNLYTGHRDAVPKNVAFYEADVRDKTALKKIFDANSFDAVVHFAALTQVGESMTKPLFYFDNNTFGVISLLEAMRDHDVKKIVFSSSAATYGVPKHNPITEEEEQKPINPYGLTKLQMEQIMDWSDRAYGIKGVALRYFNVAGAKVDGSIGEDHNPETHMIPNILMAAQGKKDKMVIFGDDYKTPDGTNVRDYVHVVDLADAHVLALDYLQRENKSNRFNLGTEAGMSNKQLIDAAKKVTGIDFKVEIGPRRGGDPDALVASPKKAKEVLGWDPKLSNVEDEIKTAWNWMQKHPQGYDDKK; this is translated from the coding sequence ATGAATGTATTAGTAACAGGCGGTGCTGGATATATTGGGTCGCATACGGTCGATCGATTGCTGGCACATGGAGATCAAGTAACAGTAGTCGATAATCTTTATACAGGTCATCGCGATGCCGTGCCTAAGAATGTCGCTTTTTATGAAGCTGATGTACGCGATAAAACAGCGTTAAAAAAGATCTTTGATGCAAATAGCTTTGATGCTGTTGTTCATTTTGCTGCTCTGACGCAAGTTGGCGAGTCAATGACGAAACCTCTGTTTTATTTTGATAATAATACTTTTGGTGTTATTTCTTTACTTGAAGCTATGCGTGACCACGATGTGAAAAAAATTGTTTTTTCTTCATCAGCTGCTACCTATGGTGTACCGAAACATAATCCGATTACAGAAGAAGAAGAACAAAAACCGATCAATCCCTATGGTTTAACAAAACTGCAAATGGAACAAATCATGGATTGGTCTGATCGTGCTTATGGGATCAAAGGCGTTGCCTTGCGCTATTTCAACGTTGCTGGTGCGAAAGTGGATGGTTCTATTGGTGAAGATCATAATCCTGAAACACATATGATCCCAAATATTTTAATGGCAGCTCAGGGTAAAAAAGATAAAATGGTGATCTTTGGTGACGATTACAAGACACCGGATGGCACGAATGTTCGTGATTATGTGCATGTTGTTGATTTAGCGGATGCACATGTTTTGGCCTTGGACTATTTGCAACGGGAAAATAAATCAAACCGTTTCAACTTAGGAACGGAAGCTGGCATGTCTAACAAGCAGCTGATCGATGCTGCTAAAAAAGTGACGGGCATTGATTTTAAGGTTGAGATCGGACCTCGTCGCGGTGGCGATCCTGATGCCTTGGTAGCTAGTCCAAAAAAAGCAAAAGAAGTTTTGGGCTGGGATCCAAAATTAAGCAATGTTGAAGATGAAATAAAGACAGCCTGGAATTGGATGCAAAAACATCCACAAGGGTACGACGATAAAAAGTAA
- a CDS encoding DNA polymerase III subunit delta', with protein sequence MLDQVSKMNQLQALFLHSIELGKLSHAYLFLGSDQRAAQTLVALIAGKILHEDPQNDVFQNGNLVKIDLLPEKKTLSVEQMRSLRDIFAERSDDPQIAVIMHADQMTDSAANSILKFIEEPYDNQFIFLLGTHFSQILPTILSRVQLIKIPQASDHEISQQLINQGIQADEAIFVSKISRSIKQAKDLLTDGFAINLKRAIDQWLDAILLNDEKAFAFVQTDLLPFVDNADHQAIFALALSAELEMRLEMSCDLTRAMVFDTWLAIAQRSKFNVSWQLILESFTLEALRIMDGTKELSNK encoded by the coding sequence ATGCTTGACCAAGTTTCAAAAATGAATCAATTACAGGCACTTTTTTTGCATTCGATCGAACTAGGTAAGCTGTCTCATGCTTACCTTTTTCTTGGCAGTGATCAAAGAGCAGCGCAAACTTTAGTGGCTTTGATCGCTGGAAAAATTTTACACGAAGATCCGCAAAATGATGTTTTTCAAAACGGCAATTTAGTTAAAATTGATCTGCTGCCAGAAAAGAAAACTTTATCAGTTGAGCAAATGCGAAGTCTGCGTGATATTTTTGCTGAAAGATCTGATGATCCGCAGATTGCGGTTATTATGCATGCTGACCAAATGACTGATTCAGCTGCGAATTCGATCCTAAAGTTTATCGAAGAGCCTTATGATAATCAATTTATTTTTTTGCTTGGCACACATTTTAGCCAAATTCTGCCAACGATCTTATCCCGTGTTCAGTTGATTAAAATTCCTCAGGCTAGCGACCATGAAATCAGTCAGCAATTGATCAATCAAGGTATACAAGCAGACGAAGCTATATTTGTCAGCAAAATCAGCCGATCAATTAAGCAAGCAAAAGACCTGCTGACTGATGGGTTTGCGATTAATTTAAAGCGAGCAATTGACCAGTGGCTCGATGCTATCTTATTAAATGATGAGAAAGCTTTCGCTTTTGTACAAACGGATCTTTTGCCTTTCGTTGATAATGCTGATCATCAAGCTATTTTTGCATTGGCATTGTCAGCAGAATTAGAAATGCGTTTGGAAATGTCTTGTGATCTAACACGAGCTATGGTTTTCGATACTTGGCTTGCTATCGCTCAACGCAGTAAATTTAATGTTAGCTGGCAACTGATTTTGGAATCATTTACGTTAGAAGCTTTGAGGATAATGGATGGAACAAAAGAGCTTTCAAACAAGTGA
- the dnaX gene encoding DNA polymerase III subunit gamma/tau, giving the protein MYKALYRQYRPRTFHDLVGQTVIAQTLENALKSQKVGHAYLFAGPRGTGKTSVAKIFAREIEGISADSEQETFTDIIEIDAASNNGVDEIRNLRDAANYAPIECQFKIYIIDEVHMLSTGAFNALLKTIEEPPAQVKFILATTEAQKIPATILSRVQRFDFRRISIDDIVARLEYVLNDQNIAYDPQALKVIANASDGGLRDALSVLDQAVAISKSGKINLDDVFQITGTSRIDQQISFLSHLLTRQTTDSFEDIHTLLLAGKDPIRFAEDLLILLKNLMLLKIAPDLVTENGIDQIKDLSGKYTNTVFEQLIDELSDILAKMKQTTRPELYLEIFAVKVVAKISQTEKQTVSQSQLQVEQEKPIAVQTLQQPKETLPTAQAKAAPSVEETISDPTPPVKEKQAAQAVEQNDANAETDTDAAWLVMKTAVKSELQAAKEAWPDIVGDFDEAVLMLAENAEPVAASQTALIIAFNHPELADAAAQTPDFVDKLSESLQDLLGVDYQLVFISEASWVTLKQTYIARLRGEKVEEQQTKQPSLVVKATAKTAEEVGKTKPIPADTVEANEDIIDKAKKLFGDIVKIEGEDN; this is encoded by the coding sequence ATGTATAAAGCACTTTATCGACAATATCGGCCACGGACCTTTCATGATTTAGTTGGCCAAACAGTGATTGCTCAAACACTTGAAAACGCCTTGAAATCTCAGAAAGTTGGTCACGCCTATTTATTTGCCGGGCCACGAGGAACTGGTAAAACGTCAGTCGCCAAGATCTTTGCTCGTGAGATTGAAGGCATTTCGGCTGACAGTGAACAAGAAACATTCACGGATATCATTGAAATTGATGCTGCTTCTAATAATGGTGTTGATGAGATCCGTAATCTGCGCGATGCAGCCAATTATGCACCGATCGAGTGTCAATTTAAAATTTATATTATTGATGAAGTACATATGCTTTCAACGGGTGCTTTTAACGCTTTATTGAAAACCATCGAAGAGCCGCCAGCCCAAGTTAAATTTATTTTAGCAACGACCGAAGCACAAAAAATTCCAGCGACTATTTTAAGCCGAGTTCAGCGTTTTGATTTCCGCCGTATCAGCATTGACGATATTGTGGCACGTTTGGAATATGTTTTAAATGATCAAAATATTGCATATGATCCGCAGGCCTTAAAAGTGATCGCCAATGCGTCGGATGGCGGTTTGCGTGATGCTTTATCTGTTTTGGATCAAGCGGTAGCTATTTCTAAGAGCGGCAAAATCAATCTAGATGATGTTTTTCAAATCACAGGCACTAGCCGAATTGATCAGCAGATTAGTTTTTTATCGCATTTATTGACCAGACAAACAACTGACTCTTTTGAAGATATTCATACTTTGCTGTTGGCGGGTAAGGATCCGATCCGTTTTGCTGAAGACTTGCTGATTCTATTGAAAAATTTAATGCTGTTGAAAATCGCCCCTGATTTGGTTACTGAAAATGGCATTGATCAGATTAAAGATTTGTCAGGCAAGTATACCAACACTGTTTTCGAGCAATTGATCGACGAACTTTCAGACATTTTAGCTAAGATGAAACAAACAACGCGACCTGAATTGTATCTTGAGATTTTCGCTGTCAAAGTTGTTGCTAAAATTTCGCAGACAGAGAAACAAACGGTTTCACAATCTCAACTGCAGGTCGAACAGGAAAAGCCGATAGCTGTCCAAACACTTCAGCAGCCAAAAGAGACATTACCGACAGCACAGGCCAAAGCAGCACCGAGCGTGGAAGAAACAATTTCTGATCCAACACCTCCTGTTAAAGAGAAACAAGCAGCACAAGCAGTTGAACAAAATGATGCTAATGCTGAGACCGATACAGATGCCGCTTGGTTGGTCATGAAAACGGCTGTTAAATCGGAACTGCAAGCAGCTAAAGAAGCCTGGCCAGATATTGTCGGCGATTTTGATGAAGCTGTGTTGATGCTGGCAGAGAATGCCGAACCAGTGGCAGCTAGTCAAACTGCCTTGATCATTGCTTTTAATCATCCGGAATTGGCCGATGCGGCTGCTCAAACGCCAGATTTTGTTGATAAATTATCCGAAAGTCTGCAGGATTTATTGGGTGTTGACTATCAGCTGGTCTTTATCAGCGAAGCTTCTTGGGTGACATTAAAGCAGACATATATTGCGAGGCTTCGTGGCGAAAAAGTTGAAGAACAGCAGACGAAACAACCCAGTTTAGTTGTTAAGGCGACAGCGAAAACGGCGGAAGAGGTTGGGAAAACAAAACCGATACCGGCGGATACCGTTGAAGCAAATGAAGATATTATCGATAAGGCAAAAAAATTATTTGGCGATATCGTCAAAATAGAGGGTGAAGATAATTAA
- a CDS encoding acyl-[acyl-carrier-protein] thioesterase has product MSKIYSENLCVRDFYCDRSGKLSLPMIAELAISASIQQTSELGIGMEELQAAGRGWVLLQYDIKIDRRPAVGEQIQVTTEPIRSNQFFALRNFDFYDLSGKCLIHIASLWAMIDLKRRRLVSLDQRFIKPLNTTSVERLEKLTSPTILDRSAQGNSIAAEELKPTYFDIDTNQHVNNSNYLRYFLIPVAADFMFSHEPKRIIIKYNKEIRLDQIVVSKVQFTGPLHSVHEIATNALVNATAEIEWAEAQ; this is encoded by the coding sequence ATGTCTAAAATTTATTCAGAGAACCTTTGCGTGAGGGATTTTTATTGTGATCGCAGCGGCAAGCTCTCGCTCCCTATGATTGCCGAATTAGCAATCTCGGCCAGTATCCAGCAGACAAGCGAGCTTGGGATCGGCATGGAAGAATTACAGGCGGCTGGGCGCGGCTGGGTGCTTTTGCAATATGATATTAAAATTGATCGCCGACCAGCCGTTGGCGAACAAATACAAGTAACCACAGAACCGATACGATCCAATCAGTTTTTCGCTTTACGAAATTTTGATTTTTACGATCTGAGTGGAAAATGTTTAATTCATATTGCTTCGCTTTGGGCGATGATTGATTTAAAACGCCGCCGCTTGGTCAGTTTGGACCAGCGTTTCATTAAGCCTTTAAACACTACCAGCGTTGAACGTTTGGAAAAATTAACTAGTCCGACGATCCTCGATCGCAGTGCTCAAGGAAATTCGATTGCGGCTGAAGAGCTTAAACCAACTTATTTTGATATCGATACGAATCAGCACGTGAATAATTCAAATTACCTGCGTTATTTTTTGATTCCGGTCGCAGCTGATTTCATGTTCAGTCATGAGCCTAAGCGAATTATCATCAAATACAATAAAGAGATCAGACTGGATCAAATCGTTGTTTCTAAGGTCCAATTCACTGGACCGTTACACAGTGTTCATGAAATTGCCACCAATGCTCTTGTGAATGCCACGGCTGAAATTGAGTGGGCTGAGGCTCAGTGA
- the tsaB gene encoding tRNA (adenosine(37)-N6)-threonylcarbamoyltransferase complex dimerization subunit type 1 TsaB, whose amino-acid sequence MKILSFDTSGAALNVGLLDSQTGLFFAHDHNDDQPRTHSTKILPAIDALLKTAGWHYDDLDRIAVTAGPGSFTGLRIGATVAKILASQTSAVLVPLSTSLVIACSASIRSAVVKVPMINARNHNVFAAAFDSKNQAVVEEKHWLFTDLLQTLPENSCFIFEEASADEFKDEIKTAGFQFVERPASVLIDPEVLAKLSIKSAGADPALFVPNYLRKTAAEMNWLQKHPEAKDGDYAKYVSEV is encoded by the coding sequence ATGAAGATCTTATCGTTTGATACGAGTGGTGCTGCTTTGAATGTTGGCCTTTTGGATTCTCAGACTGGCCTTTTTTTTGCGCACGATCATAATGATGATCAGCCAAGAACTCATTCGACAAAAATTTTACCAGCAATTGATGCTTTACTGAAAACAGCTGGTTGGCACTATGATGATCTGGACCGTATTGCGGTCACGGCAGGCCCTGGCTCATTTACAGGATTGAGAATAGGTGCGACCGTGGCGAAAATTTTAGCTAGTCAGACTTCAGCTGTTCTGGTACCCCTTTCAACTTCGCTGGTGATCGCGTGCTCTGCTTCAATTCGTTCAGCTGTCGTGAAAGTACCGATGATCAATGCGCGTAATCATAATGTTTTTGCCGCTGCCTTTGATTCGAAAAATCAAGCAGTCGTTGAAGAAAAACATTGGTTATTTACTGATCTTTTACAAACACTGCCTGAGAATAGCTGCTTTATATTCGAAGAAGCTAGCGCTGATGAATTTAAAGACGAAATTAAAACTGCGGGTTTTCAGTTTGTCGAACGACCAGCTAGTGTTTTGATCGATCCTGAAGTTCTGGCAAAATTAAGTATAAAATCTGCCGGTGCTGATCCAGCTCTTTTTGTGCCGAATTATCTGAGGAAAACAGCTGCTGAAATGAATTGGCTGCAAAAACACCCGGAAGCTAAAGATGGGGATTACGCGAAGTATGTTTCTGAAGTCTAA
- the recR gene encoding recombination mediator RecR: MQYPEAIAKLIESYSKLPGIGRKSATRLAFYTLGMSDDDVENFTKNLAASKSDLTFCRICGFITSKTDDPCVICTDPSRDQSKIFVIENSQDEMAIENTHDYHGLYHVLNGVLSPMEGRGPEDINITSLITRLADHPEIKEVIIGLDASTEGEATTLYLGRLIRPSGIKVTRLARGLSMGTNVDYADQLTLTQAVNGRTEL; this comes from the coding sequence ATGCAGTATCCGGAAGCAATTGCGAAATTAATTGAATCATATAGCAAATTACCTGGTATTGGTCGGAAATCGGCGACTCGTTTGGCTTTTTATACATTGGGCATGTCTGATGATGATGTTGAAAATTTTACAAAGAATTTAGCGGCTAGCAAATCTGACCTGACTTTTTGTCGAATATGCGGTTTTATCACGTCAAAAACGGATGATCCATGTGTTATTTGTACGGATCCATCGCGTGATCAGAGCAAAATTTTTGTCATCGAAAATAGTCAAGATGAAATGGCCATCGAGAATACGCATGATTATCATGGTTTGTATCATGTTTTAAATGGTGTTTTATCGCCCATGGAAGGCCGTGGCCCGGAAGACATCAATATTACAAGTCTGATCACGCGACTGGCTGATCACCCAGAAATCAAAGAAGTGATCATTGGCCTGGATGCATCAACTGAAGGCGAGGCAACCACGTTGTACTTAGGTCGATTGATCCGGCCATCCGGCATTAAAGTGACGCGGCTAGCACGTGGTCTTTCAATGGGTACGAATGTTGATTATGCTGATCAATTAACTTTGACACAAGCTGTTAATGGAAGGACAGAGCTATGA